The proteins below are encoded in one region of Homo sapiens chromosome 8, GRCh38.p14 Primary Assembly:
- the TYW2 gene encoding tRNA wybutosine-synthesizing protein 2 homolog — protein sequence MRENVVVSNMERESGKPVAVVAVVTEPWFTQRYREYLQRQKLFDTQHRVEKMPDGSVALPVLGETLPEQHLQELRNRVAPGSPCMLTQLPDPVPSKRAQGCSPAQKLCLEVSRWVEGRGVKWSAELEADLPRSWQRHGNLLLLSEDCFQAKQWKNLGPELWETVALALGVQRLAKRGRVSPDGTRTPAVTLLLGDHGWVEHVDNGIRYKFDVTQCMFSFGNITEKLRVASLSCAGEVLVDLYAGIGYFTLPFLVHAGAAFVHACEWNPHAVVALRNNLEINGVADRCQIHFGDNRKLKLSNIADRVILGLIPSSEEGWPIACQVLRQDAGGILHIHQNVESFPGKNLQALGVSKVEKEHWLYPQQITTNQWKNGATRDSRGKMLSPATKPEWQRWAESAETRIATLLQQVHGKPWKTQILHIQPVKSYAPHVDHIVLDLECCPCPSVG from the coding sequence ATGAGAGAGAATGTGGTTGTTAGCAACatggagagagaaagtgggaagCCCGTGGCTGTTGTCGCAGTTGTGACTGAGCCTTGGTTTACCCAGCGATACAGAGAATATCTCCAGAGGCAGAAACTCTTTGATACACAGCACCGTGTGGAAAAGATGCCGGATGGCTCGGTGGCGCTACCGGTGCTGGGAGAGACGCTTCCAGAGCAGCACCTGCAGGAGCTGAGGAATCGTGTTGCCCCAGGCAGTCCCTGTATGCTCACGCAGCTCCCGGATCCTGTTCCTTCGAAGAGGGCCCAGGGTTGTTCACCTGCCCAAAAATTGTGTCTTGAGGTGAGTCGCTGGGTGGAGGGTCGGGGAGTCAAGTGGTCAGCCGAGTTGGAGGCTGATTTGCCCCGATCATGGCAACGGCATGGTAATCTCTTGTTGCTGAGTGAAGACTGTTTCCAAGCCAAGCAGTGGAAAAATCTGGGACCGGAACTCTGGGAGACCGTTGCCTTGGCACTTGGCGTCCAGCGTTTGGCAAAACGAGGGCGGGTATCACCGGATGGTACTCGAACTCCAGCAGTGACACTGCTGCTGGGTGACCATGGCTGGGTAGAGCATGTGGATAATGGTATCCGTTATAAGTTTGACGTGACCCAGTGTATGTTCTCCTTTGGAAACATCACTGAGAAGCTTCGAGTGGCATCGTTGTCCTGTGCTGGAGAAGTGCTGGTGGATCTCTATGCAGGGATTGGTTATTTTACATTGCCTTTCCTAGTTCATGCTGGTGCTGCCTTCGTCCATGCTTGTGAGTGGAATCCCCATGCTGTAGTTGCTCTGAGAAATAACCTTGAGATCAATGGAGTAGCAGATCGGTGCCAAATACACTTTGGAGAtaacagaaaactgaagctcTCAAATATTGCAGATAGGGTGATCCTGGGGCTGATTCCCAGCTCTGAAGAAGGCTGGCCCATTGCCTGCCAAGTGTTAAGGCAGGATGCTGGAGGCATTTTGCATATCCACCAAAATGTGGAATCTTTCCCAGGGAAGAATCTTCAGGCTCTTGGAGTCAGCAAAGTAGAGAAAGAGCATTGGCTGTATCCTCAGCAAATTACCACCAACCAATGGAAAAATGGAGCTACCAGGGATTCTAGGGGAAAAATGCTGTCACCAGCCACCAAGCCAGAGTGGCAAAGGTGGGCAGAATCTGCAGAAACTCGAATCGCCACTCTTCTTCAGCAGGTGCATGGGAAACCATGGAAGACACAAATTCTGCACATCCAACCAGTGAAATCCTATGCTCCCCATGTGGATCACATAGTCCTGGATCTGGAATGCTGCCCCTGTCCTTCAGTTGGCTAG